One genomic segment of Methanocorpusculum sp. includes these proteins:
- a CDS encoding sulfite exporter TauE/SafE family protein, with protein MDPIFICILIGTGLLAGFMSGLLGVGGGFLYAPVMFFVLRQSGVPDDIAILVAFGTSLAAAFPTVLTGAVSHTKKRNVVWRDAIIMGLCGTVTGFIGGTVATYLPVQILTILFGVMLILGAVRLVTCLPSGTGERMAAPLAGSIGGTAGFMSGLLGVGGGTILVPLMVILGKFTMKKAAATSSAAILFITIGGILSYLVNGFSAGVDLSAYGFYLIGYIDVMMWAILVITAIPMVIFAVKVSGHVPDVWLRRIFFILMLVIAVQMLISG; from the coding sequence ATGGACCCCATTTTCATCTGTATTTTGATCGGGACCGGCCTTCTTGCCGGATTCATGTCCGGTCTTTTGGGTGTTGGCGGCGGATTTTTATACGCACCGGTGATGTTTTTTGTTCTCCGACAGTCGGGGGTCCCGGATGATATCGCGATTCTTGTGGCATTTGGAACCAGTCTTGCAGCGGCGTTTCCGACCGTCCTTACCGGAGCAGTCAGCCACACGAAAAAAAGAAATGTGGTCTGGCGGGACGCCATTATCATGGGGCTTTGCGGCACGGTGACCGGGTTCATCGGCGGCACGGTCGCCACGTATCTTCCGGTACAGATACTCACGATCCTCTTTGGCGTGATGCTGATCCTCGGGGCGGTTCGTCTGGTGACTTGTCTCCCGTCCGGAACGGGTGAGAGAATGGCCGCTCCCCTTGCCGGGAGTATTGGTGGGACTGCCGGGTTCATGTCCGGTCTTCTGGGTGTTGGAGGCGGCACTATCCTGGTACCGCTCATGGTAATTCTGGGTAAGTTCACCATGAAAAAAGCTGCCGCGACTTCCTCTGCAGCTATTCTCTTCATCACAATCGGCGGGATCCTCTCATATCTGGTGAACGGCTTTTCTGCCGGAGTTGATCTATCCGCATATGGATTTTATCTGATTGGCTACATTGACGTCATGATGTGGGCGATTCTCGTTATCACGGCGATACCAATGGTAATTTTTGCCGTCAAGGTCTCAGGACATGTCCCGGATGTATGGCTTCGCCGGATATTTTTCATCCTGATGCTGGTAATCGCGGTCCAGATGCTGATCTCCGGATAA
- a CDS encoding TIGR04084 family radical SAM/SPASM domain-containing protein, which yields MFFHLIVTDDCNLCCSYCRGKMFEEEDLCGNSPGTIDETICEDLAYPLRDLYAFLSKDPHAVLTFIGGEPLIRSDLVMEIMDHAPVKRFMLQTNGTLLGKLPKEYTNQFETILISIDGERALTDGHRGKGMYDLVLGTVDMIRSNGFTGELIARMTVAEDTEIFSAVTHLAEHFSSIHWQMDADFTGDFSRRRFAEWSEGYNAGIRRLVAEWVSRIETTGVVPKWYPFLSTTEDLLLGRPSKLRCGSGYVNYSVMTNGQIAPCPIMVGMADFYAGEIRTADPLSLPEIPVREPCLSCDIYGFCGGRCLYSNIVRPWRDGYRLVCGTVRNLHDALVENLPRIRTMLDDGSLPAGAFAHTRYNGCEIIP from the coding sequence ATGTTTTTTCATCTGATCGTGACCGATGACTGTAACCTCTGTTGTTCCTACTGCAGAGGAAAAATGTTCGAGGAGGAAGACCTTTGCGGAAATTCTCCCGGCACGATCGATGAAACGATTTGCGAAGATTTGGCTTATCCGCTGCGTGATCTGTATGCATTTCTTTCAAAAGATCCGCATGCCGTTCTCACGTTTATTGGGGGTGAACCGCTCATCCGATCTGATCTGGTGATGGAGATTATGGATCATGCGCCGGTGAAACGGTTCATGCTCCAGACGAACGGTACACTTCTTGGCAAGCTTCCAAAAGAATACACAAACCAGTTCGAGACTATCCTTATATCCATCGACGGGGAAAGGGCACTTACCGACGGACACCGGGGGAAGGGGATGTATGATCTGGTGCTTGGCACAGTTGATATGATCCGTTCCAACGGATTCACGGGTGAGCTTATCGCGAGAATGACCGTAGCAGAAGACACGGAGATATTTTCTGCCGTCACCCATCTTGCAGAACATTTCAGTTCTATCCACTGGCAGATGGACGCGGATTTCACCGGGGACTTCTCCCGTCGGAGGTTTGCCGAATGGAGCGAAGGGTACAATGCAGGGATTCGTCGGCTTGTTGCCGAGTGGGTCTCGCGAATCGAGACAACGGGTGTTGTTCCAAAATGGTATCCGTTTCTTTCGACGACCGAGGATCTTCTGCTTGGTCGCCCGTCAAAACTCAGATGCGGCTCGGGGTATGTGAACTACAGTGTGATGACCAACGGCCAAATCGCCCCCTGTCCGATCATGGTCGGGATGGCGGATTTTTATGCGGGCGAGATCCGTACCGCTGATCCTCTCTCCCTTCCCGAGATCCCGGTTCGTGAACCGTGTCTCTCCTGCGACATATATGGATTCTGCGGAGGGCGGTGTCTCTACTCAAACATCGTCAGACCCTGGCGTGATGGATACAGACTCGTCTGCGGCACGGTCAGAAACCTGCACGATGCCCTTGTGGAAAACCTCCCTCGTATTCGGACGATGCTGGATGATGGCTCTCTCCCCGCGGGAGCATTTGCCCACACGCGATATAACGGCTGCGAGATAATACCCTGA
- the pscS gene encoding O-phospho-L-seryl-tRNA:Cys-tRNA synthase, with protein MKCCDNIEARMVEETSINLDPIQVGGRLTTEAMKAMISWGDGYSVCDNCRKPFRLDYIENPPLKDFHVDVAEWLGMAQARTIPGARRGFQQVAGTYVEKGDPVLIGALAHYTSYLSVELQKGVVREIPKTADNHITAEDTANRIEDVVREFGTAPKLLFIDHVDYQFGNMHDVKGIVKVAHQYDVPVLYNGVYTVGIMPVNGKELGVDFIVGSGHKSMAAPAPSGILAATEERADEVFRTTQMEGDITGRKFGIKEVGILGCSLMGAPIVGLLASFPTVKARVEHFDEELANSRIVVEALRSIEGTKIMSEYPRKHTLTRLDTTGSFDQVAQTHKKRGFYLSSALSKKGITGIIPGATKVWKINTYGMTRKQAEYVADTYLEIAETNGLTIS; from the coding sequence ATGAAATGTTGTGATAATATTGAGGCGCGGATGGTCGAGGAGACGTCCATCAATCTGGATCCAATCCAAGTGGGAGGCCGTCTGACGACCGAGGCGATGAAAGCGATGATATCCTGGGGTGATGGTTACTCGGTCTGTGACAATTGCAGAAAACCGTTCCGCCTGGATTATATCGAGAACCCGCCGCTGAAGGATTTCCATGTGGATGTCGCCGAGTGGCTTGGGATGGCGCAGGCACGCACGATTCCCGGAGCACGCCGCGGATTCCAGCAGGTCGCCGGCACCTATGTGGAAAAAGGCGATCCGGTCTTGATCGGTGCTCTTGCCCACTATACTTCGTATCTTTCCGTCGAACTTCAGAAAGGGGTCGTTCGCGAGATCCCCAAAACTGCCGACAACCATATCACCGCTGAGGATACCGCGAATCGGATCGAGGATGTTGTTCGTGAGTTTGGCACTGCGCCAAAGCTGCTCTTCATCGATCATGTGGATTACCAGTTCGGCAATATGCATGATGTGAAAGGTATCGTCAAGGTCGCTCATCAGTATGATGTCCCTGTTCTCTACAATGGGGTCTACACCGTGGGCATCATGCCGGTGAACGGCAAGGAGCTTGGGGTCGATTTCATCGTTGGGTCGGGTCACAAAAGTATGGCTGCCCCCGCCCCGTCGGGAATTCTCGCCGCGACCGAGGAACGTGCTGACGAGGTTTTCCGTACGACACAGATGGAGGGTGACATAACCGGACGGAAATTCGGTATCAAAGAGGTTGGCATTCTCGGCTGTTCCTTGATGGGGGCTCCTATCGTTGGACTTCTTGCTTCATTTCCGACGGTGAAGGCCCGCGTCGAACACTTTGACGAGGAGCTTGCCAATAGCCGAATCGTGGTGGAGGCTCTCAGGTCAATCGAGGGAACGAAGATCATGTCCGAGTATCCGAGAAAACACACGCTTACCCGGTTGGACACCACCGGCTCCTTTGATCAGGTCGCGCAAACCCACAAGAAGCGGGGATTTTACCTCTCAAGTGCTCTCTCCAAAAAGGGTATCACCGGCATCATTCCCGGGGCCACCAAAGTCTGGAAGATCAACACCTACGGCATGACCAGAAAACAGGCTGAATATGTTGCAGACACCTATCTTGAGATCGCCGAAACGAATGGTCTGACCATCAGTTAA
- a CDS encoding heparan-alpha-glucosaminide N-acetyltransferase, with protein sequence MRGSRYFELDAARGVALILMILYHILFCLYFFKTGLATWFDPYTMSGAPIAFLFVVIAGVSLVLSTGRETNPVRSAKKLFFRGLYLLCFAAVITIVTWLVYPAEFVVFGILHMIGISTIISIPFVVMKVKPYISLVVGLICIALSPIVSMLRGPAFLIPFGITYNGFATLDYEPLIPWFGVVLLGVALGSVLYKDGVRHGILTRLGEMPRVFTPLCFIGRHTLIIYLIHVPVIIGVLFLFGLVSL encoded by the coding sequence ATGAGAGGGTCACGCTACTTTGAACTGGATGCTGCACGCGGGGTTGCCCTCATCCTGATGATCCTGTATCATATCCTCTTCTGTCTGTACTTCTTTAAGACCGGGCTAGCCACTTGGTTCGATCCGTATACCATGTCGGGTGCGCCGATCGCATTCCTCTTCGTAGTGATCGCCGGCGTTTCTCTCGTTCTTTCCACTGGCCGCGAGACCAACCCGGTTCGGTCGGCGAAGAAACTATTTTTCCGTGGTCTCTATCTCCTTTGCTTTGCCGCCGTCATTACGATAGTAACCTGGCTTGTTTATCCTGCGGAATTTGTCGTATTCGGCATTCTTCATATGATCGGCATCTCCACGATCATTTCCATCCCGTTTGTTGTGATGAAAGTCAAACCGTATATCTCCCTCGTCGTTGGCCTTATCTGTATCGCCCTTTCGCCGATCGTCTCGATGCTTCGGGGACCCGCGTTTTTGATCCCGTTTGGTATTACCTACAATGGATTTGCGACTCTGGACTACGAGCCGCTCATCCCCTGGTTCGGGGTCGTTCTTCTCGGCGTGGCACTCGGATCGGTATTATACAAAGACGGCGTTCGGCATGGGATCCTCACCCGGCTTGGTGAGATGCCGCGGGTATTTACCCCGCTCTGTTTCATCGGCCGCCACACGCTGATCATCTATCTCATCCATGTTCCGGTGATCATCGGTGTTCTCTTCCTCTTCGGTCTCGTTAGCCTGTAA
- a CDS encoding methanogenesis marker 8 protein encodes MKDEHIIEAVGMTRVVIRDGEVVEVGEPGVRFCPLAKRFATPVDPITKESVQKNIESRIKNFGMCTKERQVLDQETFVLFGASELMSTGLRSKTLDAAVICSDGAGTVVVRTPDLVQGLGGRMSGLVSTTPHLEVIKKIEEAGGIVIDKETAKLDVLAGLARSKSEGWTKTGVTVAGFQHELAEEIRRTYPEALIIAVHTSGVKNAENAERLVAASDLVFACASKYVRAAVSKALVQGGVGVPVYAMSLAGKRLIMERLIETDQQILVKNTKLPVDDMGKQPEPLV; translated from the coding sequence ATGAAGGACGAACATATTATTGAGGCAGTCGGGATGACGCGGGTCGTCATCAGGGACGGTGAGGTCGTGGAAGTCGGAGAGCCGGGGGTCCGGTTCTGTCCGCTTGCAAAACGGTTTGCAACACCAGTCGACCCGATCACGAAGGAATCAGTGCAGAAAAACATCGAGTCGCGGATCAAAAACTTCGGGATGTGTACAAAAGAGCGGCAGGTGCTAGACCAGGAAACCTTCGTTCTCTTCGGCGCATCTGAGTTGATGAGCACCGGTCTGAGATCGAAGACCCTGGACGCGGCAGTCATCTGTTCAGACGGAGCCGGCACGGTGGTCGTGCGAACACCAGACCTTGTCCAAGGACTCGGCGGAAGGATGTCCGGTCTCGTCTCAACGACCCCTCACCTCGAAGTTATTAAAAAAATAGAGGAGGCAGGAGGCATCGTGATCGATAAAGAGACCGCGAAACTTGATGTTCTCGCGGGACTAGCACGGTCAAAATCTGAAGGCTGGACCAAAACGGGAGTGACGGTCGCGGGATTCCAGCATGAACTCGCAGAGGAGATCCGCCGGACTTATCCGGAAGCGCTGATCATAGCCGTTCACACATCAGGCGTCAAAAATGCGGAAAATGCAGAGAGATTAGTCGCCGCATCCGATCTGGTCTTTGCCTGTGCCTCAAAATATGTCCGTGCCGCCGTGTCCAAAGCATTGGTCCAGGGCGGAGTGGGCGTACCGGTATATGCAATGAGCCTTGCAGGAAAACGCCTGATCATGGAGAGGCTGATAGAAACAGATCAACAGATCCTGGTAAAAAACACCAAGCTTCCGGTCGATGATATGGGGAAACAACCGGAACCTTTAGTCTAA
- the ablA gene encoding lysine 2,3-aminomutase produces the protein MTLPPESTDKHAYGSATTNEAGSFPEGGYAGIDTSEYWKNWKWQVRHAIRSIDTVQQVLGIRFDPDERKQLQKTVEKFPLCITPYYLSLIDTDDYRNDPIFRQAFPSPAELIVENYELNDPLAEDKDSPCECITHRYPDRVLFLISNTCAMYCRHCTRKRKVGDIDSIPDREKILEGIAYIRENPQIRDVLLSGGDPFMLSDEVLDWILTELNAIPHVEVIRIGTRVPVVLPFRITDDLVNMLKKHHPIWINTQFNHPKEMTSSAQAAIAKLADAGIPLGNQSVLLARINDCPIIMKELVHQLVKNRIRPYYLYQCDLSEGISHFRTPIAKGIEIMESLIGHTSGFAVPRYVVDAPGGGGKIPLSPNYLLTWSVNKVVLRNYEGIICTYQEPAHYDRILCDENCDACKLQLDIERADESRVVGVARLLADYDETTTLIPENNERIERRDDESI, from the coding sequence ATGACACTGCCGCCGGAATCCACGGACAAACACGCATACGGGAGTGCGACGACGAATGAGGCAGGTTCCTTTCCAGAGGGAGGGTATGCCGGAATAGATACCAGTGAATACTGGAAAAACTGGAAATGGCAGGTCCGGCATGCAATCAGAAGCATTGACACGGTCCAGCAGGTGCTGGGAATCAGGTTTGATCCGGACGAGCGAAAACAACTCCAAAAGACTGTCGAGAAGTTTCCTCTTTGTATAACACCGTATTATCTCTCACTAATTGATACGGATGATTACCGGAACGATCCGATCTTCCGACAGGCATTTCCCTCTCCTGCCGAACTCATCGTGGAAAATTATGAACTCAACGACCCTCTTGCGGAGGATAAAGACAGTCCTTGCGAGTGTATTACTCATAGATACCCTGACCGGGTCCTATTTCTCATCAGTAATACTTGTGCAATGTACTGCAGACACTGCACACGAAAACGGAAAGTCGGCGACATAGATTCGATTCCCGACCGGGAGAAAATTCTGGAGGGAATAGCCTACATCCGTGAGAATCCCCAAATCCGTGATGTGCTTCTCTCAGGAGGAGATCCCTTTATGCTGAGTGATGAGGTCTTAGACTGGATACTGACCGAACTCAACGCCATACCTCATGTAGAGGTTATACGTATCGGGACACGGGTCCCGGTGGTCCTGCCATTCAGGATCACCGATGATCTAGTGAATATGCTGAAAAAGCATCACCCGATCTGGATCAACACGCAGTTCAATCATCCAAAAGAGATGACATCATCAGCCCAGGCCGCCATTGCCAAACTTGCCGATGCCGGCATTCCACTTGGAAACCAGTCGGTCCTGCTTGCACGGATCAACGACTGCCCGATCATCATGAAAGAACTCGTTCACCAGCTGGTGAAGAACCGCATTCGTCCGTATTATCTTTACCAGTGCGATCTTTCGGAAGGAATCAGTCATTTCCGAACACCCATTGCCAAAGGGATTGAGATCATGGAGAGTCTGATCGGGCATACCAGCGGATTTGCCGTTCCTCGATATGTGGTCGATGCACCTGGAGGAGGAGGGAAGATTCCTCTTTCTCCGAATTATCTGCTGACCTGGTCGGTGAACAAGGTCGTGCTCCGGAACTACGAGGGAATAATCTGCACGTATCAGGAACCTGCGCACTATGATCGGATCCTTTGCGATGAAAACTGTGATGCCTGCAAACTCCAGCTGGATATCGAACGTGCCGATGAATCAAGGGTGGTCGGGGTCGCGAGACTTCTCGCCGATTATGATGAGACGACGACCCTTATCCCTGAGAATAATGAACGAATTGAGAGAAGAGATGATGAATCCATCTGA
- the ablB gene encoding putative beta-lysine N-acetyltransferase produces the protein MNELREEMMNPSDSVIKYGKSILQHGHFNNRIYIIKLAQDDLPGIIGFADDLAENEGYTKIFGKVPASSADLFARAGYVIEASIPSYFQGKEEAVFIAKYFDPNRCKAVNVAELAGICTEAGKHTGKRQDQKLPEGFTLRPANTEDAEELADLFRRIFPTYPFPISDPAYIRTTMQDNIHYFVIKEGNKIVAASSCEVDKESLTAEMTDFAVDPRFRGHGLARILLTEMEETMRKEGIITAYTIARSASLPMNAVFAGAGYRFSGMLPNNTNISGSIESMNVWYRKI, from the coding sequence ATGAACGAATTGAGAGAAGAGATGATGAATCCATCTGATTCAGTGATAAAGTATGGAAAAAGCATACTCCAGCACGGTCATTTCAATAACCGGATATATATCATAAAACTCGCACAAGATGATCTCCCGGGGATCATCGGATTCGCCGACGATCTGGCCGAGAACGAGGGATACACCAAAATATTCGGGAAAGTGCCAGCATCATCTGCGGATCTATTTGCCCGTGCCGGTTATGTCATCGAGGCATCCATCCCCTCATATTTTCAGGGTAAGGAGGAGGCTGTATTTATAGCAAAATACTTTGATCCAAACCGATGCAAGGCAGTCAATGTAGCAGAACTTGCCGGAATCTGCACAGAAGCCGGAAAACATACGGGAAAGAGACAAGACCAAAAACTGCCCGAAGGGTTCACCCTTCGACCAGCAAATACTGAAGATGCCGAGGAGCTCGCAGATCTGTTCCGAAGAATCTTCCCAACCTATCCCTTTCCCATCTCTGATCCGGCATACATCAGAACCACTATGCAGGATAACATACACTATTTTGTGATAAAAGAGGGGAACAAAATTGTAGCTGCATCATCCTGTGAGGTCGATAAAGAGAGCTTGACGGCGGAGATGACGGATTTTGCAGTGGACCCACGCTTCAGAGGCCACGGTCTTGCACGGATCCTGCTTACTGAGATGGAAGAGACAATGCGAAAAGAGGGAATAATCACAGCATATACTATTGCGAGATCTGCCTCACTCCCCATGAACGCCGTTTTTGCCGGGGCAGGATATCGATTCAGCGGGATGCTCCCAAATAACACCAACATCAGCGGATCGATCGAGAGCATGAACGTCTGGTACAGAAAGATATAA
- a CDS encoding KamA family radical SAM protein, whose translation MHPKYITSISALDNLVGLAPKEREMMERVTDVFPFRANDYYLSLIDWKDRRDPIKAIIIPDSRELEVGGSADPSCEKDYTKKPGLQHKYDQTGLLLLTDVCGGICRFCFRKRLFMSCERETVRDVSENIAYIREHTEITNVLLTGGDPLTLDTRHLESVIRELREIPHVNIIRIGSKMLAYNPYRILNDSELLSVLSRYSTPEKRIYLMAHFNHPNEITEISIQAAEVLQKSGVIVVNQTPILNGINAEPETLTTLFRKLSFAGISPYYVFQCRPATGNGLFHVPVETSYDILQEAWKNCSGLAKRARFIMSHSTGKVEVVGKDVENVFMRYHQAAENNDIGKFMTFPTNQKAEWFDDYLAGQAPAKN comes from the coding sequence ATGCATCCAAAGTACATTACATCTATTTCTGCGCTTGACAATCTTGTCGGGCTTGCTCCTAAAGAACGGGAGATGATGGAGAGAGTGACCGACGTGTTCCCATTTCGGGCCAACGACTATTATCTATCCCTGATAGACTGGAAAGACCGTAGGGATCCGATTAAAGCTATTATCATTCCCGACTCCCGTGAACTAGAAGTCGGAGGATCTGCTGATCCCTCCTGTGAGAAGGATTATACCAAAAAACCCGGTCTGCAGCACAAATACGATCAAACCGGCCTTCTGCTTTTGACTGATGTCTGCGGCGGGATCTGCCGTTTCTGTTTTCGAAAACGCCTTTTTATGTCCTGCGAACGCGAGACTGTGAGAGACGTATCCGAGAATATTGCGTATATCCGGGAGCACACGGAGATCACCAACGTTCTTCTGACCGGCGGGGATCCCCTGACACTGGATACCCGGCATCTTGAATCCGTGATCCGTGAACTCCGCGAGATCCCACATGTGAACATCATCCGGATCGGGAGCAAGATGCTGGCGTACAATCCTTACCGTATTCTCAACGATTCAGAACTTCTTTCAGTCCTCTCGCGGTACAGCACCCCGGAAAAACGGATATATCTGATGGCACACTTCAACCACCCAAACGAGATCACCGAGATTTCGATACAGGCGGCAGAGGTGCTCCAGAAATCAGGCGTCATCGTTGTGAACCAGACCCCGATCCTGAACGGGATCAATGCCGAACCAGAAACACTTACGACACTCTTTCGAAAACTGTCTTTTGCAGGAATATCTCCCTACTATGTCTTCCAGTGCAGACCGGCAACCGGCAACGGATTATTCCATGTCCCGGTCGAGACATCCTACGATATCCTCCAGGAAGCTTGGAAAAACTGCTCGGGACTGGCAAAACGGGCAAGATTCATCATGTCCCATTCGACCGGAAAGGTTGAAGTGGTCGGTAAAGATGTCGAAAATGTCTTCATGCGGTATCATCAGGCCGCCGAGAACAATGACATCGGGAAGTTCATGACCTTCCCGACGAATCAAAAGGCAGAGTGGTTCGATGATTATCTTGCAGGTCAAGCCCCTGCAAAGAATTAA
- a CDS encoding DUF364 domain-containing protein, translating to MSNKSIIDELLATLPEKPVPVRSIEVGAHWTAVCSTHCGLATTIIGDNCHDHKTVVRDAGSLHLKSAQELAEYAKSDYSLEASIGIAAINSLLDMNEQNAVEMNASQVLMEKGAGKNVALVGHFPFIPKLRKSVKNLWVIELHPTEDDYPAQSAAELIPEADIVALTASSLINHTMDDLLNLCEPDTLVMILGPSTPLSPVLFDHGVNIIAGSRVRDETAVLHAIGQGATFQQVTGVKLLTFTNP from the coding sequence ATGAGTAATAAGAGTATAATTGATGAACTTCTTGCAACCCTCCCGGAAAAACCAGTTCCCGTTCGATCCATAGAAGTTGGGGCTCACTGGACCGCCGTCTGCAGCACACACTGTGGTCTCGCCACAACGATAATCGGGGATAATTGTCATGATCACAAAACCGTTGTACGTGATGCAGGATCTCTGCACCTGAAAAGTGCGCAGGAACTTGCCGAGTATGCAAAATCAGATTATTCGTTAGAAGCCAGTATTGGTATAGCTGCTATCAACTCGCTTCTGGATATGAACGAACAAAATGCGGTAGAGATGAACGCATCTCAAGTACTTATGGAAAAGGGCGCCGGGAAAAATGTGGCACTTGTTGGACATTTCCCTTTTATTCCCAAACTCCGAAAAAGTGTGAAAAATCTCTGGGTCATTGAACTTCATCCAACCGAAGATGACTACCCAGCGCAGTCTGCTGCTGAGTTGATTCCAGAGGCCGATATCGTAGCACTAACCGCGAGTTCCCTGATAAATCATACCATGGATGATCTGCTGAACCTCTGCGAACCGGATACTCTCGTCATGATCCTAGGACCAAGCACCCCTCTTTCTCCTGTGTTGTTCGATCACGGAGTAAACATCATCGCAGGATCACGTGTTCGTGATGAAACCGCCGTTCTTCATGCCATTGGACAGGGTGCGACGTTCCAGCAGGTCACTGGTGTGAAACTGCTGACCTTCACGAATCCGTAA
- the tsaA gene encoding tRNA (N6-threonylcarbamoyladenosine(37)-N6)-methyltransferase TrmO → MQSSEGTLDSFTYTPIGIVRSPYTDIAGMPIQPTGAEGVRGTIVLRPEFSPGLNDLDEFSHIILIYAFHRSKGYSLQVTPFLDTVQHGVFATRAPKRPNTIGLSIVRLINIRENILTIENVDLLDGTPLLDIKPYVPAFDAFCSAKAGWLDRSSRDAGSARSDKRFSE, encoded by the coding sequence ATGCAATCATCCGAGGGCACACTGGATTCGTTCACCTATACGCCGATCGGCATCGTGCGGTCTCCCTACACTGATATCGCCGGTATGCCGATCCAGCCAACCGGAGCGGAAGGCGTGCGCGGCACCATTGTTCTACGCCCGGAGTTTTCTCCAGGTCTCAACGATCTGGATGAGTTTTCCCACATCATCCTGATATATGCGTTTCATCGGTCCAAAGGATATTCCCTGCAGGTCACCCCGTTTTTGGACACAGTCCAGCACGGAGTCTTTGCCACCAGAGCACCAAAACGACCGAATACAATCGGACTGTCGATCGTCAGACTGATCAATATTCGGGAGAACATCTTAACGATAGAAAATGTAGATCTTCTTGACGGAACGCCCCTGTTGGATATCAAACCCTATGTGCCGGCGTTCGATGCATTTTGCTCGGCAAAAGCAGGATGGCTCGATCGAAGTTCACGGGATGCAGGATCGGCAAGATCAGACAAACGGTTCAGCGAGTAA
- a CDS encoding radical SAM protein: MTENHIFGPVNSRRLGRSLGIDLLPFKTCSYDCVYCECGATNSLTTKRAEFFPTEEVIAQLDKVLRKGPTLDYITFAGSGEPTLSLSIGRIIRHLKTTYSQYKVAVLTNGSLLGNKEVIADLSRADLVIPTLTSTSQETFERIHRPYPGLLTKTIINYILEFRKEFRGEMWLEIFLIPNQNTSLEELASLRDVIDKIQPARIQLNTLDRPAAEDWVTAPDEEELIKIRNYFAELNIPVDVAGVCCEQPDVCISGESTHELIKKTLHIRPCTVEDLASMTGLHHHEVAKYLSGLLEEGTIHVQRGKRGVFYSAGPQTERK, from the coding sequence ATGACAGAGAACCATATCTTCGGCCCGGTCAATTCCAGGAGACTCGGGAGATCACTGGGCATCGATCTTTTGCCCTTCAAGACCTGTTCATATGACTGCGTCTACTGTGAATGCGGAGCAACGAACAGTCTAACGACAAAAAGGGCCGAGTTTTTTCCAACTGAAGAGGTGATCGCCCAGCTGGATAAGGTCCTCAGAAAAGGACCAACATTGGATTACATAACGTTTGCCGGATCAGGTGAGCCGACCCTTTCCCTGTCGATCGGGCGGATCATCAGACATCTGAAAACAACCTATTCGCAGTATAAGGTCGCCGTCCTCACGAACGGGAGCCTGCTGGGCAATAAAGAGGTCATTGCGGATCTTTCCCGGGCTGATCTGGTTATCCCCACCCTGACCAGTACAAGTCAGGAAACGTTTGAACGTATCCACCGTCCATATCCCGGCCTCTTAACAAAAACGATCATCAATTACATACTGGAGTTCAGAAAGGAGTTCCGGGGAGAAATGTGGCTTGAGATTTTCCTGATACCCAATCAGAACACCAGCTTAGAAGAACTGGCATCGCTTCGAGACGTTATAGATAAAATCCAACCCGCACGCATTCAGCTGAACACGCTTGACCGGCCGGCTGCTGAAGACTGGGTCACAGCCCCGGATGAAGAAGAGCTGATAAAGATCAGGAACTACTTTGCTGAACTCAACATACCGGTGGATGTGGCCGGAGTCTGCTGTGAACAGCCCGACGTCTGCATCTCCGGTGAAAGCACCCATGAACTGATCAAAAAAACCCTCCACATCCGTCCCTGCACAGTTGAAGATCTCGCTTCAATGACCGGCTTACATCATCACGAAGTGGCCAAATACTTATCAGGACTTCTTGAGGAAGGGACGATTCATGTCCAGAGAGGGAAAAGAGGCGTTTTTTACTCGGCCGGACCGCAGACGGAACGAAAGTAA